The following proteins come from a genomic window of Anaerobutyricum hallii:
- the queA gene encoding tRNA preQ1(34) S-adenosylmethionine ribosyltransferase-isomerase QueA, with amino-acid sequence MKTSDFNFDLPQELIAQDPLEDRSSSRLMVLNKESGEITHRIFHDITEYLQPGDCLVINDTKVIPARLIGTKEDTGAHIEILLLKRKENDVWETLVKPGKKCRPGARVVFGNGELKAEIVDVLEDGNRLVHFEYEGIFEEVLDRLGQMPLPPYITHKLQDKNRYQTVYAKYQGSAAAPTAGLHFTNELLKQIEDMGVNIARVTLHVGLGTFRPVKVENVLEHHMHSEYYNVTETAAKLINDTKRNGGRIIAVGTTSTRTLESVADDNGVIHPGCGNTEIFIYPGYKFKAIDCLITNFHLPESTLLMLVSALAGKDHIMAAYEEAVKERYRFFSFGDAMFIC; translated from the coding sequence ATGAAAACAAGTGATTTTAATTTTGATCTTCCACAGGAACTGATCGCTCAAGACCCGTTAGAAGATCGTTCCTCTTCAAGATTGATGGTGCTTAACAAGGAAAGCGGTGAGATAACTCACCGTATTTTCCATGACATTACAGAATATCTTCAACCGGGAGACTGTCTGGTCATTAACGATACAAAAGTTATCCCGGCACGATTGATTGGAACAAAAGAAGATACCGGAGCACATATTGAAATTCTTTTATTAAAGAGAAAAGAAAACGATGTATGGGAAACACTTGTAAAACCAGGGAAAAAATGTCGTCCAGGTGCAAGAGTTGTTTTTGGGAATGGAGAATTAAAAGCTGAAATCGTTGATGTATTAGAAGATGGAAACCGTCTTGTACATTTTGAATATGAAGGAATCTTTGAGGAAGTATTAGACCGTCTTGGCCAGATGCCTTTACCCCCATACATCACACATAAATTACAGGATAAAAACCGTTATCAGACAGTTTACGCAAAATATCAGGGATCTGCTGCCGCACCGACAGCCGGACTTCATTTTACAAATGAACTGTTAAAACAGATTGAAGATATGGGTGTAAACATTGCTCGCGTAACACTCCATGTAGGTCTTGGAACCTTCCGGCCTGTAAAAGTGGAAAATGTACTTGAACACCATATGCATTCTGAATACTATAATGTAACAGAAACCGCAGCAAAGCTGATCAATGATACGAAAAGGAATGGTGGAAGAATTATCGCAGTAGGTACAACCAGTACAAGAACTCTGGAATCGGTTGCAGATGACAATGGAGTGATTCATCCGGGATGCGGTAATACAGAAATATTCATTTACCCAGGTTATAAATTTAAGGCAATTGACTGTCTTATTACAAACTTCCATCTGCCGGAATCTACCCTTTTAATGCTCGTATCCGCATTAGCAGGAAAGGATCATATTATGGCAGCGTATGAGGAAGCGGTAAAAGAAAGATACAGGTTCTTCTCCTTCGGGGATGCGATGTTTATTTGCTAA
- a CDS encoding DUF554 domain-containing protein — MPIGVIVNCLGIIIGGILGTFIGPRLSESFKTNLNLVFGACAMTMGISSIALMKNMPAVILSVILGTVIGLAIHLGTIIQNMGMGMEKIISKIIPGQGTKDAEYQSVLVTAIVLFCASGTGIYGSITAGMTGDHSILLAKTILDLPTALIFACVLGFVTCVIAIPQFIVFMLLFLLAGAIYPFCTETMICDFKACGGVLLVATGFRMMKVKEFPVADMIPAMILAMPLSHLWVTYVLPFVS; from the coding sequence ATGCCAATTGGAGTTATTGTGAACTGTCTTGGAATTATCATCGGAGGAATTTTAGGTACCTTTATCGGACCACGATTAAGTGAATCTTTCAAGACAAATCTCAATTTAGTTTTTGGTGCCTGTGCGATGACCATGGGCATTAGTTCCATTGCCCTGATGAAAAACATGCCTGCTGTTATCCTTTCTGTTATTTTAGGAACAGTAATAGGACTTGCTATTCATCTTGGTACAATAATACAAAACATGGGGATGGGAATGGAAAAGATTATTTCTAAAATCATTCCCGGTCAGGGAACAAAGGATGCAGAATATCAGAGTGTACTGGTAACCGCTATCGTATTATTTTGTGCAAGCGGTACTGGAATCTACGGAAGTATCACAGCCGGAATGACTGGTGATCACAGTATTCTTTTAGCCAAGACAATTCTTGATCTTCCAACCGCTTTAATCTTTGCCTGCGTTCTTGGATTTGTAACCTGTGTAATTGCAATCCCTCAGTTTATCGTATTCATGCTGCTTTTTTTACTTGCCGGGGCGATTTATCCATTCTGCACAGAAACTATGATCTGTGATTTCAAAGCTTGTGGCGGAGTACTTCTTGTAGCAACTGGCTTCCGAATGATGAAAGTGAAAGAATTTCCTGTAGCAGATATGATACCGGCAATGATACTTGCCATGCCATTAAGCCACCTCTGGGTAACATATGTACTTCCTTTTGTTTCTTAA
- the aroE gene encoding shikimate dehydrogenase: protein MDTRISGKTRLLGVFGTPIKHSGSPIMYNFCFDYYGIDCAYLAFDTDASQVKDSLAAMRRLNMRGANVTMPCKQEVCRNMDKLSDAARFVGAVNTIVNDNGVLTGHITDGMGVVLDLKDHNVSIIDKDIVLFGAGGAATAIMVQCALDGAKSITVFNRSNEGLEHVASIGQKMMEDGVKCKLEFHPLSDTDFMHEKVRSCDILINGTCVGMAPALDGQSLITDMSVFHEDMVVYDVIYHPLVTKLMADAVANGCKEENVIGGKGMLLWQGAGAFKLYTGLDMPAQELKAFLAKREEEGVEPLADVAENIPF, encoded by the coding sequence ATGGATACAAGAATTTCAGGCAAAACAAGATTATTAGGTGTATTCGGCACCCCGATCAAGCACTCCGGCTCACCGATTATGTACAACTTCTGCTTTGATTATTACGGAATTGATTGTGCTTATCTTGCCTTTGATACTGATGCATCCCAAGTAAAAGATTCCTTAGCTGCCATGAGACGACTGAATATGCGTGGTGCCAACGTTACTATGCCATGTAAACAGGAAGTATGCCGCAATATGGATAAATTATCTGATGCTGCAAGATTCGTTGGGGCTGTTAATACTATTGTCAACGATAACGGCGTTTTAACAGGTCATATCACAGATGGTATGGGTGTTGTTTTAGATTTAAAAGATCATAACGTATCAATTATAGATAAAGATATTGTTTTATTTGGTGCAGGTGGAGCCGCAACTGCCATTATGGTACAGTGTGCCTTAGATGGAGCGAAATCCATCACTGTATTTAACAGAAGCAATGAAGGTCTTGAGCACGTTGCATCTATCGGACAGAAGATGATGGAGGATGGTGTGAAGTGTAAATTGGAATTCCATCCACTGAGTGACACAGATTTTATGCATGAAAAAGTACGCAGCTGCGATATTCTCATTAATGGAACCTGTGTAGGAATGGCTCCGGCTCTTGATGGGCAGTCTCTTATTACTGATATGAGTGTATTTCATGAAGATATGGTTGTGTACGATGTTATTTACCATCCACTAGTAACTAAGCTTATGGCAGATGCTGTTGCAAATGGATGCAAAGAAGAGAATGTCATTGGTGGAAAAGGTATGCTTTTATGGCAGGGAGCCGGTGCATTTAAGTTATATACCGGACTTGATATGCCTGCTCAGGAATTAAAGGCTTTCCTCGCTAAACGAGAAGAAGAGGGTGTTGAACCACTTGCAGACGTTGCAGAAAATATTCCTTTCTAG
- a CDS encoding deoxyribonuclease IV, translated as MIKLGCHVGMSGKEMFLGSVKEALSYNANTFMIYTGAPQNTRRKPIEELRIEEGWELMKKNAIDEFVVHAPYIINLANTVKPETFELAVDFLQLELERTQALGCRTLVLHPGAHVGAGADAGIKQIIKGLNKVFDADKDGTVNIALETMAGKGTEIGRSFEEIAAIYEGVEHAERLRVCFDTCHTSDAGYAVKEDFDYVIETFDKIIGKEQIAVFHINDSKNPQGAHKDRHENIGFGELGYECLQKIVYNKEFEQVPKILETPYIPNPETKKRAYAPYKYEIAMLKEGIFQADLKEKILEGK; from the coding sequence ATGATAAAGTTAGGTTGCCATGTTGGCATGAGTGGGAAAGAGATGTTTCTCGGATCTGTGAAAGAAGCTCTTTCTTATAATGCAAATACATTTATGATTTATACCGGTGCACCGCAGAATACGCGTAGAAAGCCAATAGAAGAGCTTCGAATAGAAGAAGGATGGGAATTAATGAAGAAAAATGCGATTGATGAGTTTGTAGTGCATGCGCCATATATTATTAATCTGGCGAATACGGTAAAGCCGGAAACATTTGAACTGGCTGTAGACTTTTTGCAGTTAGAACTTGAGAGAACACAGGCTTTGGGATGCAGGACACTGGTTTTACATCCGGGTGCGCATGTAGGTGCGGGAGCAGATGCAGGAATAAAACAGATTATTAAAGGGTTAAATAAAGTATTTGATGCAGATAAAGACGGAACAGTAAATATTGCACTGGAGACAATGGCTGGGAAAGGGACAGAGATTGGGAGAAGCTTTGAAGAAATCGCTGCTATTTATGAGGGCGTAGAGCATGCAGAACGATTGAGAGTCTGTTTTGATACCTGCCATACAAGTGATGCCGGTTATGCAGTAAAAGAAGATTTTGATTATGTTATAGAGACATTTGATAAGATTATTGGAAAAGAACAGATTGCGGTTTTTCATATAAATGACAGTAAGAATCCTCAGGGAGCTCACAAAGACCGTCATGAAAATATAGGATTTGGCGAGCTTGGTTATGAATGTCTGCAAAAAATTGTTTATAATAAAGAGTTTGAACAAGTACCTAAAATACTGGAAACTCCCTATATACCGAATCCAGAAACGAAAAAGAGAGCATATGCTCCATATAAATATGAAATTGCCATGTTAAAAGAAGGTATATTTCAAGCCGATTTAAAAGAAAAAATTTTGGAGGGAAAATAA
- a CDS encoding MBL fold metallo-hydrolase — MDKVTVTYIKHSGFLVETKESYLLFDYWEGKLPELQYDKELYVFSSHAHHDHYTKDIFKLENKCKKVVYVLSSDIKRASSFWKKAENVLFMKPHEEKVIDACTVSTLKSTDEGVAFLVKTEGKTIYHAGDLHWWDWPGEPEEDNKMMERQYKEELESLKKESIDYAFVVLDPRQEESETLGIDYFIKNVGARFIFPMHCWEQYDIIERYKRNNDRKFLTGQIMDITGQEQQFILE, encoded by the coding sequence ATGGACAAAGTAACAGTTACGTATATTAAACATAGTGGCTTTCTTGTGGAAACAAAAGAAAGTTATTTATTATTTGATTATTGGGAAGGAAAGCTCCCAGAACTGCAATACGATAAAGAACTTTATGTTTTTTCCAGTCATGCGCATCATGATCATTATACGAAAGATATTTTTAAATTAGAAAATAAATGTAAAAAAGTTGTTTATGTTTTATCTTCGGATATTAAAAGAGCAAGTAGTTTTTGGAAAAAAGCAGAGAATGTTCTATTTATGAAGCCTCATGAAGAAAAAGTCATAGATGCATGTACAGTGTCTACACTAAAATCTACAGATGAAGGAGTTGCATTTCTTGTAAAAACAGAAGGAAAGACAATTTATCATGCAGGAGATCTTCATTGGTGGGATTGGCCGGGAGAGCCGGAAGAAGATAATAAAATGATGGAACGGCAATATAAAGAAGAATTAGAATCTTTAAAAAAAGAAAGCATCGATTATGCATTTGTTGTTCTCGACCCAAGACAGGAAGAATCAGAAACTCTTGGAATAGATTACTTTATAAAAAATGTCGGAGCACGTTTTATTTTTCCGATGCATTGTTGGGAACAGTATGATATTATTGAAAGATACAAGAGAAATAATGACAGGAAGTTTCTTACAGGACAGATTATGGATATTACAGGGCAGGAACAGCAGTTTATCCTGGAGTAA
- a CDS encoding RidA family protein has translation MEKKVIVSEKSPAAIGPYSQAIEYNGLIYTSGVIGVNPATGEVGATIEEQTTQVFENLKGLLADAGSSLDQAIKTTVFIKNMDDFGKVNEIYSTYFTGAFPARSCVEVARLPKDLLIEVEVTAIKDR, from the coding sequence ATGGAAAAGAAAGTTATCGTATCAGAAAAGTCCCCCGCTGCAATTGGACCATATTCACAGGCAATAGAGTATAATGGTCTTATATATACATCAGGAGTTATTGGTGTGAATCCGGCAACAGGTGAAGTCGGAGCTACGATCGAAGAACAGACAACACAGGTTTTTGAAAACTTAAAAGGACTCCTTGCTGATGCCGGAAGCAGTCTGGATCAGGCTATTAAGACAACCGTTTTCATTAAAAATATGGACGATTTTGGAAAAGTAAATGAAATTTATTCCACCTATTTTACAGGTGCATTTCCGGCACGTTCTTGTGTAGAAGTAGCAAGACTTCCAAAAGATCTGTTAATTGAAGTTGAAGTGACTGCGATCAAAGACAGATAA
- a CDS encoding HPr family phosphocarrier protein, whose amino-acid sequence MVHAELTIINEQGIHLGPANKIANLADRYDCQIHFKTEYMDVNAKSIINLISGTFRQGDVIQCVCDGPGEKEALEAMKEILAKDLEE is encoded by the coding sequence ATGGTACACGCGGAATTGACTATTATAAATGAGCAGGGAATCCACCTTGGACCAGCGAATAAGATTGCCAATTTGGCGGATCGTTATGATTGTCAGATCCATTTCAAGACAGAATATATGGATGTGAATGCCAAAAGTATTATTAACTTGATTAGTGGAACATTCCGACAGGGAGATGTTATACAATGTGTGTGTGACGGACCGGGTGAAAAAGAAGCATTAGAAGCAATGAAAGAAATATTAGCAAAAGATTTAGAAGAATAA
- a CDS encoding alanine/glycine:cation symporter family protein gives MVKIIETVYNFLWGDLLTLPLPGGGTLSLSLLVILLIPTGFYFTIRTRFLPIRLFKDMVGALFEKKGDEKSALSVIQTLIVSTATRVGMGNLVGVVAAISAGGAGAVFWMWLTALIGSSTAFIEATLAQIYKEKDPLYGGYRGGPAYYIHRYFEEKTGKQKRYVLISVLFAISGLICWCGISQVVSNSVASAFKNAFHIPPLYTTIVLVALAAIIVLRKNATVKVLDIIVPIMAGCYLLITLFIIITNITQLPGVFSRIFSEAFGLRQVAGGGFGAVLMNGIKRGLFSNEAGSGSAPCAAAAAVSDNPVKVGLTQALGVFIDTLMICSCTAMIMLLTPTSLTKGLVGMDLLQKAMEYHLGTFGVIFIAITLWLFSFSTFIGILFYARSNVAYLFGDNWFSQTAYKVLALVMLFVGGLATYTIVWDLGDVGIGLMTIFNIIMLYPLSRKALIALKNYEKAH, from the coding sequence ATGGTCAAAATAATTGAAACAGTCTACAATTTTTTATGGGGAGATTTGCTCACACTGCCTCTACCTGGCGGCGGAACTCTCTCCCTTTCTCTTTTAGTCATTTTACTAATTCCTACCGGATTTTATTTCACGATCCGGACAAGATTTCTACCAATACGTCTTTTTAAAGATATGGTAGGAGCTCTTTTTGAAAAAAAAGGAGATGAGAAAAGTGCACTTTCTGTCATACAGACACTAATCGTTTCTACGGCAACACGTGTTGGAATGGGAAATCTGGTCGGTGTCGTTGCCGCAATTTCTGCCGGGGGTGCCGGTGCAGTTTTCTGGATGTGGCTCACAGCTCTTATCGGATCATCCACAGCATTCATCGAGGCAACCTTAGCGCAGATCTATAAAGAAAAGGATCCTCTTTACGGAGGATATCGAGGTGGTCCGGCTTATTACATTCACCGTTATTTTGAAGAAAAAACAGGAAAGCAAAAACGTTACGTTCTTATTTCCGTACTTTTTGCCATTTCCGGTTTAATATGCTGGTGTGGTATCAGCCAGGTTGTAAGTAATTCTGTAGCATCTGCATTCAAAAATGCATTTCATATTCCACCGCTTTACACCACTATTGTTCTCGTAGCACTTGCCGCGATTATTGTTCTTCGAAAAAATGCAACGGTAAAGGTTTTGGATATTATTGTTCCGATTATGGCAGGATGTTATTTATTGATTACATTGTTTATCATTATCACAAATATCACACAGCTTCCCGGAGTATTTTCACGTATTTTTTCTGAAGCTTTTGGACTCCGTCAGGTAGCCGGTGGCGGCTTTGGCGCCGTTCTCATGAACGGAATCAAACGAGGACTTTTCTCTAATGAAGCCGGTTCAGGTTCGGCCCCTTGTGCGGCAGCCGCTGCTGTTTCTGATAATCCTGTTAAAGTGGGATTAACACAGGCATTAGGAGTTTTTATTGATACACTTATGATCTGCAGTTGTACTGCTATGATCATGCTTCTTACACCAACTAGTCTTACAAAAGGACTTGTTGGAATGGATTTGTTACAAAAAGCAATGGAATACCATTTAGGTACATTTGGAGTAATCTTTATTGCCATCACTTTATGGTTATTCAGTTTCTCCACTTTTATCGGCATTCTCTTTTATGCCCGTTCTAACGTAGCTTATCTATTCGGAGACAACTGGTTCTCTCAGACTGCTTACAAAGTTCTCGCACTTGTAATGCTCTTTGTCGGAGGACTTGCTACTTATACTATTGTATGGGATTTAGGTGATGTAGGCATCGGATTGATGACGATTTTTAATATCATAATGCTGTACCCACTATCAAGAAAAGCCTTAATAGCCTTAAAAAATTATGAAAAAGCTCATTAA
- a CDS encoding prepilin peptidase, whose amino-acid sequence MRLVTVIVIFGILLLISIVDFKIHMIPDQLNMLLFLAGIWSSFVFQKITITGRFFGIFVVSIPFFIIALLSSGGLGGGDIKLMAASGVLLGVTGNVFAACFGLLLGGFCGVFLLLTKRIGYKECFALGPFLCLGIAIVFFQINFLR is encoded by the coding sequence TTGAGATTAGTTACAGTAATTGTTATTTTTGGAATCTTGCTGCTTATTTCAATCGTGGATTTTAAAATTCACATGATTCCGGATCAGTTGAATATGTTATTATTTTTGGCAGGAATATGGAGCAGTTTTGTATTTCAGAAGATTACAATAACAGGAAGGTTTTTTGGTATTTTTGTAGTGAGTATTCCGTTTTTTATTATTGCATTACTGTCTTCTGGTGGACTGGGTGGAGGAGATATTAAACTAATGGCGGCAAGTGGGGTACTGTTAGGAGTGACAGGGAATGTTTTTGCTGCCTGTTTTGGTCTGTTGTTAGGAGGTTTTTGTGGAGTGTTTCTTTTGCTCACAAAACGTATTGGGTATAAGGAGTGTTTTGCGCTGGGACCTTTTTTGTGTCTGGGAATTGCGATTGTATTTTTTCAGATAAATTTTTTACGGTGA
- the nifJ gene encoding pyruvate:ferredoxin (flavodoxin) oxidoreductase codes for MPRAKQSMDGNTAAAHVAYAYTDVAAIYPITPSSPMADSVDQWSAAGQENIFGNQVVVSEMQSEAGAAGTVHGSLAAGAITTTFTASQGLLLMIPNMYKIAAEQLPCVFDVSARTVATQSLNIFGDHSDVYACRQTGFAMLAETNPQEVMDLSPVAHLAAIEGKVPFINFFDGFRTSHEIQKIEKWDYADLKEMCNMDAVKAFREHALNPEHPAMRGSHENGDVFFQHREACNSVYEALPAVVKKYMGKINEKLGTNYDLFNYYGAEDADRVIIAMGSICDVAEEVIDYLTAKGEKVGLIKVRLYRPWVSSALLDVIPKTAKKIAVLDRTKEPGALGDPLYLDVATTLREAGLNDIVLTAGRYGLGSKDTPPSSVFAIYKELEKDAPKSRFTIGIVDDVTNLSLPEVKPAPITSAPGTVECKFWGLGGDGTVGANKNSTKIIGDHTDKYIQAYFQYDSKKTGGITISHLRFGDNPIRSPYYINQADFVACHNPSYVVKGYKMVQDVKPGGIFMINCQWSDEELDHHMPAAAKKYIADNNIQLYTINAIDKAIEIGMGKRTNTILQSAFFKLANIMPIDEAVEFMKAAAKKSYSKKGDAVVEMNYKAIDAGVDAIHKVEIPASWSNPAPDAPAKELVGRPETVKMVREMMEPIGIMDGDSLPVSTFVDNADGQFELGASAYEKRGTAVSVPEWNPEACIQCNQCAFVCSHATIRPFLVSEDEIKAAPDNMKVADTKPKASEYKFTMSVSPLDCMGCGECITVCPAAAKGALKMVPQESQAAEQPVFDYLVATVGRKPGAPADTTVKGSQFNQPLLEFSGSCAGCAETSYARLITQLFGEQMYISNATGCSSIWGGPAATAPYTVNKDSKQGPAWANSLFEDNAEHGFGMYLGQKTLRDQAIAKLEKMAASDKATDEFKAAFAKFMETKENTKENTPDAKALIAEVEKAAAAGCPDAADVLEKKQYLAKKSVWIFGGDGWAYDIGFGGLDHVLASGENVNIMVFDTEMYSNTGGQASKASNIGEVCQFAAAGKEMSKKSLAEIAMSYGYVYVAQIALGANPNQAVKCLAEAEAYDGPSLIIGYAPCELHGIAKGGMNHCQDEMKKAVKAGYWNLFSFDPAKKAEGKNPFTLTSKEGDGTYQEFLNNESRYTRLIKPFPERAERLFNESEKVAKERYEHLQRLVELYK; via the coding sequence ATGCCTAGAGCAAAACAGTCTATGGATGGAAATACCGCAGCAGCTCACGTAGCATATGCGTATACAGATGTTGCAGCTATCTATCCTATTACACCATCCAGTCCAATGGCAGATTCCGTTGACCAGTGGTCAGCAGCAGGACAGGAGAATATTTTTGGTAACCAGGTAGTTGTTAGTGAGATGCAGTCTGAGGCAGGTGCAGCAGGTACTGTTCATGGTTCTCTTGCAGCTGGTGCTATCACAACAACATTTACAGCATCCCAGGGTCTTCTTCTTATGATCCCTAACATGTATAAGATCGCAGCTGAGCAGCTTCCATGTGTATTTGATGTATCTGCACGTACAGTTGCTACACAGTCCCTGAACATTTTCGGTGACCACAGTGACGTATATGCATGTCGTCAGACAGGATTTGCTATGCTGGCAGAAACAAACCCACAGGAAGTTATGGACTTAAGCCCTGTAGCACATCTTGCTGCAATCGAAGGTAAAGTTCCATTCATTAACTTCTTCGATGGTTTCCGTACATCTCATGAGATTCAGAAGATCGAAAAGTGGGATTATGCAGACTTAAAAGAAATGTGCAACATGGATGCAGTTAAAGCTTTCCGTGAGCATGCTCTTAACCCAGAACATCCAGCAATGCGTGGTTCTCATGAAAATGGTGACGTATTCTTCCAGCACAGAGAAGCTTGTAACTCTGTTTACGAAGCTCTTCCAGCTGTTGTTAAGAAATACATGGGCAAGATTAACGAAAAACTGGGAACTAACTACGATTTATTCAACTACTATGGTGCAGAAGATGCAGACCGCGTAATCATCGCTATGGGATCTATCTGTGACGTAGCAGAAGAAGTAATTGATTACTTAACAGCAAAAGGTGAAAAGGTTGGTTTAATCAAAGTTCGTTTATATCGTCCTTGGGTATCTTCTGCATTATTAGACGTTATTCCTAAGACAGCTAAGAAGATTGCTGTTCTTGACCGTACAAAAGAGCCTGGAGCATTAGGAGATCCTTTATATCTTGATGTTGCTACAACTCTTAGAGAAGCAGGTCTTAACGACATCGTTCTTACAGCTGGCCGTTATGGATTAGGTTCTAAAGATACTCCTCCTTCATCTGTATTTGCTATTTATAAAGAACTTGAAAAAGATGCTCCAAAGAGCCGTTTCACAATCGGTATCGTGGATGATGTTACAAACTTATCCTTACCAGAAGTTAAACCAGCTCCTATCACATCTGCTCCTGGTACAGTAGAGTGTAAATTCTGGGGTCTTGGTGGAGACGGTACTGTAGGTGCTAACAAGAACTCTACAAAGATTATCGGTGACCACACAGATAAATACATTCAGGCATACTTCCAGTATGACTCCAAGAAGACAGGTGGTATCACAATTTCTCACCTTCGTTTTGGTGACAACCCAATCAGAAGCCCATACTACATTAATCAGGCTGACTTCGTAGCATGTCATAACCCATCTTATGTAGTTAAAGGTTACAAGATGGTTCAGGATGTTAAACCAGGCGGAATCTTCATGATTAACTGCCAGTGGTCTGATGAAGAATTAGATCATCATATGCCTGCAGCAGCTAAGAAGTATATTGCAGACAATAACATTCAGTTATACACAATCAACGCGATCGACAAGGCTATTGAGATTGGTATGGGTAAACGTACTAACACAATCTTACAGTCCGCATTCTTCAAATTAGCGAACATCATGCCTATCGATGAAGCAGTAGAATTCATGAAAGCAGCAGCTAAGAAGTCTTACAGCAAGAAGGGTGACGCTGTTGTAGAGATGAACTACAAAGCAATCGATGCTGGTGTAGATGCTATTCATAAAGTAGAGATTCCAGCTTCCTGGTCTAATCCAGCTCCAGATGCTCCTGCTAAAGAACTTGTAGGACGTCCAGAGACAGTTAAGATGGTTAGAGAAATGATGGAACCTATCGGAATCATGGATGGTGACAGCCTGCCAGTATCTACATTCGTAGATAACGCTGACGGACAGTTCGAACTTGGTGCTTCCGCATACGAAAAACGTGGTACTGCTGTATCTGTTCCAGAATGGAATCCAGAAGCTTGTATCCAGTGTAACCAGTGTGCATTTGTATGTTCCCATGCTACAATCCGTCCTTTCTTAGTAAGCGAAGACGAAATTAAGGCAGCTCCTGACAACATGAAAGTTGCAGATACAAAGCCAAAAGCAAGCGAATATAAATTTACAATGAGTGTATCTCCATTAGACTGTATGGGATGTGGTGAGTGTATCACAGTTTGTCCTGCAGCAGCTAAGGGTGCATTAAAGATGGTTCCACAGGAAAGCCAGGCAGCAGAACAGCCAGTATTCGATTACTTAGTTGCAACTGTTGGAAGAAAACCAGGCGCTCCTGCAGATACTACAGTTAAGGGATCTCAGTTCAACCAGCCATTACTTGAGTTCTCAGGATCTTGTGCAGGATGTGCAGAGACATCTTACGCTCGTCTGATCACTCAGTTATTTGGAGAGCAGATGTACATCTCCAACGCAACAGGATGTTCCTCTATCTGGGGTGGTCCTGCAGCAACAGCTCCATATACAGTAAACAAAGATTCCAAACAGGGACCAGCTTGGGCTAACTCCTTATTCGAGGACAACGCAGAGCATGGATTTGGTATGTATCTTGGACAGAAGACTTTACGTGACCAGGCTATCGCTAAATTAGAGAAGATGGCAGCTTCCGATAAAGCAACAGATGAATTTAAGGCAGCTTTTGCTAAATTCATGGAAACAAAAGAAAATACAAAAGAAAATACACCAGATGCTAAGGCATTAATCGCTGAGGTAGAAAAAGCTGCAGCAGCAGGATGTCCAGATGCAGCAGACGTATTAGAGAAGAAACAGTATCTTGCTAAGAAGTCTGTATGGATCTTCGGTGGTGACGGATGGGCTTATGATATCGGTTTCGGTGGATTAGACCACGTATTAGCTTCCGGTGAAAACGTAAATATCATGGTATTCGATACTGAGATGTACTCCAACACAGGTGGACAGGCTTCTAAAGCTTCTAACATCGGTGAGGTTTGTCAGTTCGCAGCTGCTGGTAAAGAAATGAGCAAGAAGAGCCTTGCAGAAATCGCAATGAGCTACGGATACGTATACGTTGCACAGATCGCTCTTGGTGCTAACCCTAACCAGGCAGTTAAATGTCTTGCAGAAGCAGAAGCTTATGACGGACCATCCCTGATCATCGGATACGCTCCATGTGAACTTCATGGTATCGCTAAGGGTGGAATGAACCATTGCCAGGATGAGATGAAGAAAGCCGTTAAGGCTGGTTACTGGAACCTCTTCTCCTTCGACCCAGCTAAGAAAGCAGAAGGAAAGAATCCATTTACATTAACATCTAAAGAAGGCGACGGAACATATCAGGAATTCCTGAATAACGAATCCCGTTATACTCGTCTGATCAAACCATTCCCAGAAAGAGCTGAAAGACTCTTCAACGAATCTGAGAAGGTTGCTAAAGAACGTTACGAGCACCTGCAGAGACTCGTTGAGCTTTATAAATAA